In one window of Chanodichthys erythropterus isolate Z2021 chromosome 23, ASM2448905v1, whole genome shotgun sequence DNA:
- the tmem200ca gene encoding transmembrane protein 200C: MIATGGLLRISARRQDSLRAKNRAENKRKRKAKKKRKNEVVVVKGKLKLCSISGLVAAIGILVLLVGVAMAVLGYWPKESPQYPGLMNTQNAQRTYESRGHELVNVTVRWDLLDKDFRSYNGSNGTPELDSPKLGAFATFINRYLYSDKLKVFGPLIMGIGIFLFICANAVLHENRDKKTKIINLRDIYSTVIDIHSLRTKESTPLNGFVNYCQSKETKSYGAPHKDSWPSPGSGRHDASSMISSRRLSTTIPRVSSLEKQSFADTVYSIYQDQNRIPPELRQWETRTIVSTSVNAFTLPMMKLNNRGASERRGSDKTGEAKREFLDAEAICRRLEDLVASRTITKAKVEPAQNHPELPQDSVEVYRSSGSLQGVPRVSLQGSQVQLLPPCSPGRKATGSHLSLSALSDYSRSIDLDICTSSTPTDRQVRSRRLSCPRLEGLGSGGYTKLEGLGGESFESTDNAMFSRGSSVEVLEKDQEHHNQTDQEESGMVRQFSKKQKLIMVSQSDTTLEDVEMDSVEI, translated from the coding sequence ATGATTGCCACAGGGGGTCTACTGCGGATATCTGCCAGGCGACAGGACTCCCTCCGCGCTAAGAACCGTGCTGAAAACAAGCGTAAGAGGAAAGcaaagaaaaagaggaagaaCGAGGTGGTTGTGGTTAAAGGAAAGCTGAAGCTGTGTTCCATATCTGGACTGGTCGCTGCCATTGGGATTCTGGTGCTGCTGGTTGGCGTCGCCATGGCTGTGTTGGGCTACTGGCCCAAAGAGAGTCCGCAGTATCCGGGATTGATGAACACACAGAACGCTCAGAGGACTTACGAGAGCCGAGGACATGAATTAGTCAATGTGACCGTCAGATGGGATCTACTAGATAAAGACTTCAGGAGCTATAATGGCTCCAATGGGACTCCTGAGCTGGATTCGCCTAAGCTGGGAGCATTTGCTACGTTTATTAACAGATACTTGTATTCAGACAAGCTGAAGGTGTTCGGACCTTTAATTATGGGCATCGGGATCTTCCTATTCATTTGTGCTAATGCAGTGCTTCACGAAAACAGAGACAAAAAGACCAAAATCATCAACCTTAGAGACATCTACTCAACAGTGATTGACATTCATAGTTTGCGGACCAAGGAATCCACGCCGCTGAATGGTTTCGTGAACTACTGCCAATCGAAAGAGACCAAATCCTACGGAGCCCCTCATAAAGACTCCTGGCCTTCTCCAGGCTCCGGTCGACACGACGCAAGTAGCATGATCTCATCCCGACGTCTGTCAACCACCATCCCACGAGTCTCGTCTTTGGAGAAACAGAGCTTTGCGGACACAGTCTACAGTATCTATCAAGATCAGAACCGAATCCCACCTGAGCTAAGGCAATGGGAAACCAGAACCATCGTGTCCACCTCAGTCAATGCTTTCACTCTGCCAATGATGAAGCTCAACAACCGAGGAGCGTCCGAAAGAAGGGGTTCGGACAAAACTGGAGAAGCCAAGAGAGAGTTTTTGGACGCCGAGGCCATTTGCAGACGTTTGGAGGATCTGGTAGCGTCTAGGACCATCACAAAGGCCAAAGTGGAACCTGCTCAAAATCATCCAGAGCTTCCGCAGGACTCGGTGGAGGTTTACAGGAGTAGTGGCAGTTTGCAAGGAGTGCCTCGAGTTTCTCTGCAAGGATCCCAGGTTCAACTGCTTCCGCCGTGTTCGCCGGGCCGCAAGGCCACAGGATCTCACCTGTCTTTAAGCGCTTTGTCTGACTACTCCAGGTCTATTGATCTGGATATCTGTACGTCGTCTACCCCTACGGACCGGCAGGTGCGATCGAGACGTCTCAGCTGCCCTCGACTGGAGGGCCTCGGCAGCGGAGGCTACACCAAACTCGAGGGTCTGGGCGGCGAGTCCTTCGAGTCCACGGACAATGCAATGTTTAGTCGTGGGAGTTCTGTTGAGGTTTTGGAAAAGGACCAAGAGCATCACAATCAGACGGACCAAGAGGAGAGCGGCATGGTCAGACAATtttcaaagaaacaaaaactcataaTGGTTTCTCAATCAGACACTACTTTAGAGGATGTGGAAATGGACAGTGTAGAAATTTAA